In Zingiber officinale cultivar Zhangliang chromosome 8B, Zo_v1.1, whole genome shotgun sequence, a single genomic region encodes these proteins:
- the LOC122016005 gene encoding transcription factor TCP13-like, which translates to MIQSSRERAVITNEGKAQPTSSRAGWTAMLKNPRIVRVSRSFGGKDRHSKVRTIRGLRDRRVRLSVPTAIQLYDLQDRLGLSQPSKVVDWLINAAQHEIDKLPPLEMLQGEYDHGHDHLFPLMPQIANPNTTSGANYQDIDDSRTCKGKEVEVRGGNLGVAWENNELTNNPYYQLDPANGGYIPITILASYMAAASNGVQEAKQYGHLLGTTTALSCQGNASPNEAFRTLHHDQ; encoded by the coding sequence ATGATCCAAAGCTCAAGAGAAAGAGCTGTGATCACCAATGAAGGCAAGGCTCAGCCGACTTCTTCGCGGGCAGGGTGGACGGCGATGCTCAAGAACCCGAGGATCGTGCGCGTCTCCCGATCATTTGGGGGCAAGGACCGGCACAGCAAGGTGAGGACTATCCGCGGGCTGAGGGACCGGCGTGTGCGGCTGTCGGTGCCGACAGCCATCCAGTTGTATGACCTCCAAGACAGGCTAGGGCTTAGCCAGCCGAGCAAAGTGGTGGACTGGCTCATCAACGCTGCTCAGCATGAGATCGACAAGCTGCCCCCACTTGAGATGCTGCAAGGAGAATATGACCACGGCCATGATCATCTCTTCCCACTGATGCCTCAAATAGCAAACCCTAACACCACTTCAGGTGCAAACTATCAGGACATTGATGATTCAAGGACCTGCAAAGGGAAGGAAGTGGAAGTGAGGGGAGGGAATTTGGGTGTAGCATGGGAGAACAATGAGTTGACAAACAATCCCTACTATCAGTTAGACCCTGCAAATGGCGGCTACATACCTATAACTATTCTTGCATCATACATGGCTGCTGCATCAAATGGTGTGCAGGAAGCAAAGCAGTATGGCCACTTATTGGGCACAACAACAGCATTATCATGCCAAGGCAATGCCTCTCCAAATGAGGCTTTCAGAACTCTTCATCATGATCAGTAA